One part of the Solanum dulcamara chromosome 8, daSolDulc1.2, whole genome shotgun sequence genome encodes these proteins:
- the LOC129901520 gene encoding zinc finger protein BRUTUS-like At1g74770 isoform X1 yields MGGKKDDDDTLALSSSSSSAAAIVDDFVKLLVESPILFFVLSHKAVEIELAQIRRVALEALDCGGEVVDQLCRRLHFLKLVYKYHCAAEDEVLFQALDAQVKNVVFTYSLEHNSIDVLFSSIFDCLDRLQKEKEEVSVLFNELTCSIGTIQTTISQHMLKEEEQIFPLMMQKFSSKEQARLVWQYLCSVPLMILEDFMPWLIASLSSHEKAYFLNFIHIVLPEEKLIQEVFISWLDDNKEASSQSCRKDGKGAKFHYGKANMKYIFEMDALMVQCKEIQQQKTSEEQNPIDGFHIWHAAIKRDLRVIMEELYQLRSSLCVSTLLSLITQLKFFADVFTFYSNALDQIYYPLVDQLNMDAPSTFHEQFIERSQIEELQRLLYYNLHEEIQLGVFIDMLCQEVELFVGRMNKKLQFLETEVFVFIRETCGHELQLWLLYMSLHMLPLGLLKCMIIWFSAHLSEDESKMILNNIKLGSSVVNKSFATLLYEWVRMGYSGKISVEKFRKDLEEMFSSRSYLFEKWSKNSGSSSSHLEMLSPARPYHPSTLDNIGKHDTPYSNGINLRIFFSDSLKNLCCVPETAVDGMRYSSLDVKPIDFFHFFHKALKKDLQYVLSLSVKLAEDVGLLAEFERHFHRVRFLYQLHSKSEDETAFPALESKGQLQNVSHSYGIDHKLEVEQFDKISIILNEITSLQGYVDLVDSDKLKYKKLCLNLHDTCIYMHKTLTDHIYREEVELWPLFKEHFSVAEQEKIIGDMLGRTKAENLQEMIPWLMASLTPEEQHGLMSIWRKVTKNTKFFEWLGEWWEGIKRDESVNAETGSKVSLALAIDPLEVVSTYLSRDDFRSSRVCHKKGENFSPTESADHDLDQSGSFTADKSQNAKGNKNVDRSVDITKHSTEVDIADQRETTCQDIKLYEQSSQKEHKENHLMLTQDRLVDVIRRVSGDSSLDSEKKSHLMQSLLMSQWILTQEKSHSDFATAKDKEKITGQCPSFRDKTESVFGCRHYTRNCKLLAPCCNELFPCIRCHDEISDHCLDRKSITQMMCMKCLKIQPICPNCLTLTCNNFSMAKYYCRICKVFDDDRQIYHCPFCNLCRLGKGLGIGYFHCMTCNACMSKSLSIHTCREKCLEDNCPICHEDIFTSASPVKGLPCGHLMHSTCFQDYTFTHYTCPICSKTIGDVKVLFEVLDAFLSEEKIPEEYAGQIQVILCNDCQKRGTASFHWHYHKCSHCGSYNTRLI; encoded by the exons ATGGGTGGTAAGAAAGATGATGACGACACACTGGCCttgtcatcttcttcttcttctgctgCTGCTATTGTTGATGATTTTGTGAAACTATTAGTTGAATCGCCAATTCTGTTTTTTGTTCTTTCTCATAAAGCTGTTGAAATTGAGCTTGCTCAAATTCGTCGTGTAGCACTTGAAGCATTGGATTGTGGTGGTGAAGTAGTTGATCAACTTTGCAGGCGATTACACTTTTTGAAGCTTGTTTATAAGTATCACTGTGCTGCTGAAGATGAG GTCCTTTTTCAAGCACTAGATGCACAAGTGAAGAATGTGGTCTTCACATATTCACTTGAACACAATAGTATAGATGTTCTGTTCAGTTCCATCTTCGATTGCTTGGATCGCTTACAAAAGGAGAAAGAGGAGGTCTCCGTGTTGTTTAATGAACTTACATGTAGCATAGGTACCATCCAGACAACCATTTCTCAGCATATGCTGAAAGAAGAGGAGCAG ATTTTTCCATTGATGATGCAGAAGTTCTCTTCCAAAGAGCAGGCTAGGCTTGTTTGGCAATACCTATGTAGTGTTCCTCTGATGATACTGGAGGATTTTATGCCATGGCTAATAGCTAGTCTTTCTTCACATGAAAAGGCGTACTTTCTGAATTTCATACATATAGTCTTACCTGAAGAAAAACTTATTCAAGAG GTGTTCATCTCATGGCTTGATGATAACAAGGAAGCATCTTCCCAGTCCTGCAGAAAAGATGGAAAAGGCGCTAAATTTCATTATGGAAAAGCCAATATGAAGTACATATTTGAAATGGATGCGCTGATGGTTCAGTGCAAGGAAATACAGCAGCAGAAAACTTCAGAAGAACAGAATCCAATTGATGGTTTTCATATCTGGCATGCTGCTATTAAACGAGATCTAAGAGTAATTATGGAGGAACTATATCAACTACGAAGCTCGCTTTGCGTTTCAACCTTGCTGTCACTGATTACACAGTTGAAGTTTTTTGCAGATGTTTTCACATTCTACAG CAATGCACTGGATCAAATATACTACCCCTTGGTAGATCAATTGAACATGGATGCCCCTTCTACTTTTCATGAACAATTTATTGAAAGAAGTCAAATTGAAGAGCTGCAGAGATTGCTATACTATAATCTGCATGAGGAGATACAATTAGGGGTTTTCATAGATATGCTTTGCCAGGAAGTGGAACTATTTGTTGGGAGGATGAACAAAAAGCTGCAGTTTCTAGAAACCGAG GTTTTTGTGTTCATTAGAGAGACCTGTGGTCATGAATTGCAGCTTTGGTTATTGTACATGAGCCTGCATATGTTGCCACTTGGATTGCTCAAGTGCATGATTATATGGTTCTCTGCTCATTTATCCGAGGACGAATCCAAAATGATTTTGAACAATATAAAGTTAGGATCTTCTGTAGTTAACAAGTCCTTTGCTACTCTTTTATATGAGTGGGTTCGGATGGGTTATTCTGGCAAAATCTCTGTTGAGAAGTTTAGAAAAGATCTGGAAGAAATGTTCAGTAGCCGAAGCTATTTGTTTGAAAAGTGGAGTAAGAACTCTGGAAGTTCTTCCTCACACTTGGAAATGCTATCCCCTGCTAGACCTTATCACCCGTCAACACTTGACAACATTGGGAAGCATGATACACCTTATTCTAATGGGATCAATCTTCGTATATTTTTCTCGGATTCACTGAAAAACTTATGCTGCGTTCCTGAAACTGCTGTTGATGGTATGAGATATTCCAGTCTAGATGTAAAACCAATTGATTTTTTCCATTTCTTCCACAAAGCCCTGAAAAAAGATTTGCAGTATGTGCTTTCTCTGTCAGTTAAGTTGGCTGAAGATGTGGGACTTCTTGCTGAGTTTGAAAGACATTTCCATCGCGTACGATTTCTATATCAGCTGCATAGTAAGTCCGAAGATGAAACTGCCTTTCCTGCCTTGGAATCTAAGGGACAACTTCAAAATGTCAGTCATTCGTATGGCATTGACCATAAATTGGAGGTTGAGCAATTCGACAAAATTTCTATCATCTTGAATGAGATCACCAGTCTGCAAGGTTATGTGGACTTGGTTGACAGTGATAAGCTGAAATACAAAAAGTTGTGCTTAAATCTACATGATACATGCATATATATGCATAAAACACTCACTGACCACATCTACCGTGAAGAAGTTGAACTTTGGCCACTATTCAAAGAACATTTTTCTGTTGCAGAACAAGAAAAGATTATTGGAGACATGCTTGGACGAACCAAAGCAGAGAATCTACAAGAAATGATTCCCTGGTTGATGGCATCTCTAACACCAGAAGAACAACATGGCCTAATGTCAATCTGGCGCAAAGTCACAAAGAATACAAAGTTTTTCGAGTGGCTGGGAGAGTGGTGGGAAGGTATAAAAAGAGATGAGAGTGTAAATGCAGAAACGGGATCAAAGGTTTCTCTTGCATTGGCTATTGATCCTTTAGAAGTTGTGTCTACATATTTGTCAAGAGATGATTTCAGGAGTTCAAGAGTCTGCCACAAAAAAGGGGAGAACTTTTCACCGACAGAGTCTGCTGATCATGATTTAGATCAATCTGGATCTTTCACTGCAGATAAATCCCAGAATGCCAAGGGAAACAAAAATGTTGATCGATCCGTAGATATAACAAAGCATTCTACTGAGGTTGACATTGCTGATCAGAGAGAGACAACTTGTCAGGATATAAAATTATATGAGCAGTCAAGTCAAAAGGAGCACAAGGAGAACCATCTAATGCTGACTCAAGACAGGCTGGTTGACGTAATAAGAAGAGTATCAGGCGACTCCTCTTTGGATTCTGAAAAGAAATCACACCTCATGCAGAGCTTGCTAATGAG TCAATGGATATTGACACAGGAGAAGTCTCATTCAGATTTTGCTACTGCAAAGGATAAGGAGAAAATTACTGGTCAATGTCCATCATTTCGTGATAAAACAGAATCAGTTTTTGGTTGCAGGCATTACACGAGGAACTGCAAGCTACTTGCTCCATGTTGTAATGAGCTTTTTCCATGCATACGGTGTCATGATGAAATTTCTGATCATTGTCTGGACAG AAAATCTATCACCCAGATGATGTGCATGAAATGCTTGAAGATACAACCTATCTGTCCCAATTGCTTGACTCTTACTTGCAACAATTTCTCCATGGCTAAATACTATTGCAGAATATGCAAAGTGTTTGATGACGACAG ACAGATATATCACTGCCCTTTCTGCAATTTGTGCCGACTGGGGAAAGGATTAGGCATTGGATACTTTCATTGCATGACCTGCAACGCTTGCATGTCAAAGTCTCTCTCTATTCACACATGTCGAGAGAAATGCTTGGAGGATAATTGTCCAATCTGCCATGAGGACATTTTCACTTCAGCCTCTCCTGTTAAGGGACTTCCTTGTGGGCATTTGATGCACTCAACATGTTTTCAG GACTACACTTTTACGCATTACACATGCCCAATCTGTAGCAAGACAATTGGGGACGTGAAG GTGCTCTTTGAGGTGTTAGATGCATTTTTGTCCGAGGAGAAAATTCCCGAGGAGTACGCTGGCCAGATTCAG GTTATATTATGCAATGATTGTCAAAAGAGAGGAACTGCTTCCTTCCACTGGCACTATCATAAGTGCTCACATTGTGGTTCATACAATACAAGGCTTATATGA
- the LOC129901520 gene encoding zinc finger protein BRUTUS-like At1g74770 isoform X2 — MGGKKDDDDTLALSSSSSSAAAIVDDFVKLLVESPILFFVLSHKAVEIELAQIRRVALEALDCGGEVVDQLCRRLHFLKLVYKYHCAAEDEVLFQALDAQVKNVVFTYSLEHNSIDVLFSSIFDCLDRLQKEKEEVSVLFNELTCSIGTIQTTISQHMLKEEEQIFPLMMQKFSSKEQARLVWQYLCSVPLMILEDFMPWLIASLSSHEKAYFLNFIHIVLPEEKLIQEVFISWLDDNKEASSQSCRKDGKGAKFHYGKANMKYIFEMDALMVQCKEIQQQKTSEEQNPIDGFHIWHAAIKRDLRVIMEELYQLRSSLCVSTLLSLITQLKFFADVFTFYSNALDQIYYPLVDQLNMDAPSTFHEQFIERSQIEELQRLLYYNLHEEIQLGVFIDMLCQEVELFVGRMNKKLQFLETEVFVFIRETCGHELQLWLLYMSLHMLPLGLLKCMIIWFSAHLSEDESKMILNNIKLGSSVVNKSFATLLYEWVRMGYSGKISVEKFRKDLEEMFSSRSYLFEKWSKNSGSSSSHLEMLSPARPYHPSTLDNIGKHDTPYSNGINLRIFFSDSLKNLCCVPETAVDGMRYSSLDVKPIDFFHFFHKALKKDLQYVLSLSVKLAEDVGLLAEFERHFHRVRFLYQLHSKSEDETAFPALESKGQLQNVSHSYGIDHKLEVEQFDKISIILNEITSLQGYVDLVDSDKLKYKKLCLNLHDTCIYMHKTLTDHIYREEVELWPLFKEHFSVAEQEKIIGDMLGRTKAENLQEMIPWLMASLTPEEQHGLMSIWRKVTKNTKFFEWLGEWWEGIKRDESVNAETGSKVSLALAIDPLEVVSTYLSRDDFRSSRVCHKKGENFSPTESADHDLDQSGSFTADKSQNAKGNKNVDRSVDITKHSTEVDIADQRETTCQDIKLYEQSSQKEHKENHLMLTQDRLVDVIRRVSGDSSLDSEKKSHLMQSLLMSQWILTQEKSHSDFATAKDKEKITGQCPSFRDKTESVFGCRHYTRNCKLLAPCCNELFPCIRCHDEISDHCLDRCEWDALDLHAY; from the exons ATGGGTGGTAAGAAAGATGATGACGACACACTGGCCttgtcatcttcttcttcttctgctgCTGCTATTGTTGATGATTTTGTGAAACTATTAGTTGAATCGCCAATTCTGTTTTTTGTTCTTTCTCATAAAGCTGTTGAAATTGAGCTTGCTCAAATTCGTCGTGTAGCACTTGAAGCATTGGATTGTGGTGGTGAAGTAGTTGATCAACTTTGCAGGCGATTACACTTTTTGAAGCTTGTTTATAAGTATCACTGTGCTGCTGAAGATGAG GTCCTTTTTCAAGCACTAGATGCACAAGTGAAGAATGTGGTCTTCACATATTCACTTGAACACAATAGTATAGATGTTCTGTTCAGTTCCATCTTCGATTGCTTGGATCGCTTACAAAAGGAGAAAGAGGAGGTCTCCGTGTTGTTTAATGAACTTACATGTAGCATAGGTACCATCCAGACAACCATTTCTCAGCATATGCTGAAAGAAGAGGAGCAG ATTTTTCCATTGATGATGCAGAAGTTCTCTTCCAAAGAGCAGGCTAGGCTTGTTTGGCAATACCTATGTAGTGTTCCTCTGATGATACTGGAGGATTTTATGCCATGGCTAATAGCTAGTCTTTCTTCACATGAAAAGGCGTACTTTCTGAATTTCATACATATAGTCTTACCTGAAGAAAAACTTATTCAAGAG GTGTTCATCTCATGGCTTGATGATAACAAGGAAGCATCTTCCCAGTCCTGCAGAAAAGATGGAAAAGGCGCTAAATTTCATTATGGAAAAGCCAATATGAAGTACATATTTGAAATGGATGCGCTGATGGTTCAGTGCAAGGAAATACAGCAGCAGAAAACTTCAGAAGAACAGAATCCAATTGATGGTTTTCATATCTGGCATGCTGCTATTAAACGAGATCTAAGAGTAATTATGGAGGAACTATATCAACTACGAAGCTCGCTTTGCGTTTCAACCTTGCTGTCACTGATTACACAGTTGAAGTTTTTTGCAGATGTTTTCACATTCTACAG CAATGCACTGGATCAAATATACTACCCCTTGGTAGATCAATTGAACATGGATGCCCCTTCTACTTTTCATGAACAATTTATTGAAAGAAGTCAAATTGAAGAGCTGCAGAGATTGCTATACTATAATCTGCATGAGGAGATACAATTAGGGGTTTTCATAGATATGCTTTGCCAGGAAGTGGAACTATTTGTTGGGAGGATGAACAAAAAGCTGCAGTTTCTAGAAACCGAG GTTTTTGTGTTCATTAGAGAGACCTGTGGTCATGAATTGCAGCTTTGGTTATTGTACATGAGCCTGCATATGTTGCCACTTGGATTGCTCAAGTGCATGATTATATGGTTCTCTGCTCATTTATCCGAGGACGAATCCAAAATGATTTTGAACAATATAAAGTTAGGATCTTCTGTAGTTAACAAGTCCTTTGCTACTCTTTTATATGAGTGGGTTCGGATGGGTTATTCTGGCAAAATCTCTGTTGAGAAGTTTAGAAAAGATCTGGAAGAAATGTTCAGTAGCCGAAGCTATTTGTTTGAAAAGTGGAGTAAGAACTCTGGAAGTTCTTCCTCACACTTGGAAATGCTATCCCCTGCTAGACCTTATCACCCGTCAACACTTGACAACATTGGGAAGCATGATACACCTTATTCTAATGGGATCAATCTTCGTATATTTTTCTCGGATTCACTGAAAAACTTATGCTGCGTTCCTGAAACTGCTGTTGATGGTATGAGATATTCCAGTCTAGATGTAAAACCAATTGATTTTTTCCATTTCTTCCACAAAGCCCTGAAAAAAGATTTGCAGTATGTGCTTTCTCTGTCAGTTAAGTTGGCTGAAGATGTGGGACTTCTTGCTGAGTTTGAAAGACATTTCCATCGCGTACGATTTCTATATCAGCTGCATAGTAAGTCCGAAGATGAAACTGCCTTTCCTGCCTTGGAATCTAAGGGACAACTTCAAAATGTCAGTCATTCGTATGGCATTGACCATAAATTGGAGGTTGAGCAATTCGACAAAATTTCTATCATCTTGAATGAGATCACCAGTCTGCAAGGTTATGTGGACTTGGTTGACAGTGATAAGCTGAAATACAAAAAGTTGTGCTTAAATCTACATGATACATGCATATATATGCATAAAACACTCACTGACCACATCTACCGTGAAGAAGTTGAACTTTGGCCACTATTCAAAGAACATTTTTCTGTTGCAGAACAAGAAAAGATTATTGGAGACATGCTTGGACGAACCAAAGCAGAGAATCTACAAGAAATGATTCCCTGGTTGATGGCATCTCTAACACCAGAAGAACAACATGGCCTAATGTCAATCTGGCGCAAAGTCACAAAGAATACAAAGTTTTTCGAGTGGCTGGGAGAGTGGTGGGAAGGTATAAAAAGAGATGAGAGTGTAAATGCAGAAACGGGATCAAAGGTTTCTCTTGCATTGGCTATTGATCCTTTAGAAGTTGTGTCTACATATTTGTCAAGAGATGATTTCAGGAGTTCAAGAGTCTGCCACAAAAAAGGGGAGAACTTTTCACCGACAGAGTCTGCTGATCATGATTTAGATCAATCTGGATCTTTCACTGCAGATAAATCCCAGAATGCCAAGGGAAACAAAAATGTTGATCGATCCGTAGATATAACAAAGCATTCTACTGAGGTTGACATTGCTGATCAGAGAGAGACAACTTGTCAGGATATAAAATTATATGAGCAGTCAAGTCAAAAGGAGCACAAGGAGAACCATCTAATGCTGACTCAAGACAGGCTGGTTGACGTAATAAGAAGAGTATCAGGCGACTCCTCTTTGGATTCTGAAAAGAAATCACACCTCATGCAGAGCTTGCTAATGAG TCAATGGATATTGACACAGGAGAAGTCTCATTCAGATTTTGCTACTGCAAAGGATAAGGAGAAAATTACTGGTCAATGTCCATCATTTCGTGATAAAACAGAATCAGTTTTTGGTTGCAGGCATTACACGAGGAACTGCAAGCTACTTGCTCCATGTTGTAATGAGCTTTTTCCATGCATACGGTGTCATGATGAAATTTCTGATCATTGTCTGGACAGGTGTGAGTGGGATGCACTTGATCTCCATGCCTATTG A
- the LOC129901520 gene encoding zinc finger protein BRUTUS-like At1g74770 isoform X3, which produces MGGKKDDDDTLALSSSSSSAAAIVDDFVKLLVESPILFFVLSHKAVEIELAQIRRVALEALDCGGEVVDQLCRRLHFLKLVYKYHCAAEDEVLFQALDAQVKNVVFTYSLEHNSIDVLFSSIFDCLDRLQKEKEEVSVLFNELTCSIGTIQTTISQHMLKEEEQIFPLMMQKFSSKEQARLVWQYLCSVPLMILEDFMPWLIASLSSHEKAYFLNFIHIVLPEEKLIQEVFISWLDDNKEASSQSCRKDGKGAKFHYGKANMKYIFEMDALMVQCKEIQQQKTSEEQNPIDGFHIWHAAIKRDLRVIMEELYQLRSSLCVSTLLSLITQLKFFADVFTFYSNALDQIYYPLVDQLNMDAPSTFHEQFIERSQIEELQRLLYYNLHEEIQLGVFIDMLCQEVELFVGRMNKKLQFLETEVFVFIRETCGHELQLWLLYMSLHMLPLGLLKCMIIWFSAHLSEDESKMILNNIKLGSSVVNKSFATLLYEWVRMGYSGKISVEKFRKDLEEMFSSRSYLFEKWSKNSGSSSSHLEMLSPARPYHPSTLDNIGKHDTPYSNGINLRIFFSDSLKNLCCVPETAVDGMRYSSLDVKPIDFFHFFHKALKKDLQYVLSLSVKLAEDVGLLAEFERHFHRVRFLYQLHSKSEDETAFPALESKGQLQNVSHSYGIDHKLEVEQFDKISIILNEITSLQGYVDLVDSDKLKYKKLCLNLHDTCIYMHKTLTDHIYREEVELWPLFKEHFSVAEQEKIIGDMLGRTKAENLQEMIPWLMASLTPEEQHGLMSIWRKVTKNTKFFEWLGEWWEGIKRDESVNAETGSKVSLALAIDPLEVVSTYLSRDDFRSSRVCHKKGENFSPTESADHDLDQSGSFTADKSQNAKGNKNVDRSVDITKHSTEVDIADQRETTCQDIKLYEQSSQKEHKENHLMLTQDRLVDVIRRVSGDSSLDSEKKSHLMQSLLMSQWILTQEKSHSDFATAKDKEKITGQCPSFRDKTESVFGCRHYTRNCKLLAPCCNELFPCIRCHDEISDHCLDR; this is translated from the exons ATGGGTGGTAAGAAAGATGATGACGACACACTGGCCttgtcatcttcttcttcttctgctgCTGCTATTGTTGATGATTTTGTGAAACTATTAGTTGAATCGCCAATTCTGTTTTTTGTTCTTTCTCATAAAGCTGTTGAAATTGAGCTTGCTCAAATTCGTCGTGTAGCACTTGAAGCATTGGATTGTGGTGGTGAAGTAGTTGATCAACTTTGCAGGCGATTACACTTTTTGAAGCTTGTTTATAAGTATCACTGTGCTGCTGAAGATGAG GTCCTTTTTCAAGCACTAGATGCACAAGTGAAGAATGTGGTCTTCACATATTCACTTGAACACAATAGTATAGATGTTCTGTTCAGTTCCATCTTCGATTGCTTGGATCGCTTACAAAAGGAGAAAGAGGAGGTCTCCGTGTTGTTTAATGAACTTACATGTAGCATAGGTACCATCCAGACAACCATTTCTCAGCATATGCTGAAAGAAGAGGAGCAG ATTTTTCCATTGATGATGCAGAAGTTCTCTTCCAAAGAGCAGGCTAGGCTTGTTTGGCAATACCTATGTAGTGTTCCTCTGATGATACTGGAGGATTTTATGCCATGGCTAATAGCTAGTCTTTCTTCACATGAAAAGGCGTACTTTCTGAATTTCATACATATAGTCTTACCTGAAGAAAAACTTATTCAAGAG GTGTTCATCTCATGGCTTGATGATAACAAGGAAGCATCTTCCCAGTCCTGCAGAAAAGATGGAAAAGGCGCTAAATTTCATTATGGAAAAGCCAATATGAAGTACATATTTGAAATGGATGCGCTGATGGTTCAGTGCAAGGAAATACAGCAGCAGAAAACTTCAGAAGAACAGAATCCAATTGATGGTTTTCATATCTGGCATGCTGCTATTAAACGAGATCTAAGAGTAATTATGGAGGAACTATATCAACTACGAAGCTCGCTTTGCGTTTCAACCTTGCTGTCACTGATTACACAGTTGAAGTTTTTTGCAGATGTTTTCACATTCTACAG CAATGCACTGGATCAAATATACTACCCCTTGGTAGATCAATTGAACATGGATGCCCCTTCTACTTTTCATGAACAATTTATTGAAAGAAGTCAAATTGAAGAGCTGCAGAGATTGCTATACTATAATCTGCATGAGGAGATACAATTAGGGGTTTTCATAGATATGCTTTGCCAGGAAGTGGAACTATTTGTTGGGAGGATGAACAAAAAGCTGCAGTTTCTAGAAACCGAG GTTTTTGTGTTCATTAGAGAGACCTGTGGTCATGAATTGCAGCTTTGGTTATTGTACATGAGCCTGCATATGTTGCCACTTGGATTGCTCAAGTGCATGATTATATGGTTCTCTGCTCATTTATCCGAGGACGAATCCAAAATGATTTTGAACAATATAAAGTTAGGATCTTCTGTAGTTAACAAGTCCTTTGCTACTCTTTTATATGAGTGGGTTCGGATGGGTTATTCTGGCAAAATCTCTGTTGAGAAGTTTAGAAAAGATCTGGAAGAAATGTTCAGTAGCCGAAGCTATTTGTTTGAAAAGTGGAGTAAGAACTCTGGAAGTTCTTCCTCACACTTGGAAATGCTATCCCCTGCTAGACCTTATCACCCGTCAACACTTGACAACATTGGGAAGCATGATACACCTTATTCTAATGGGATCAATCTTCGTATATTTTTCTCGGATTCACTGAAAAACTTATGCTGCGTTCCTGAAACTGCTGTTGATGGTATGAGATATTCCAGTCTAGATGTAAAACCAATTGATTTTTTCCATTTCTTCCACAAAGCCCTGAAAAAAGATTTGCAGTATGTGCTTTCTCTGTCAGTTAAGTTGGCTGAAGATGTGGGACTTCTTGCTGAGTTTGAAAGACATTTCCATCGCGTACGATTTCTATATCAGCTGCATAGTAAGTCCGAAGATGAAACTGCCTTTCCTGCCTTGGAATCTAAGGGACAACTTCAAAATGTCAGTCATTCGTATGGCATTGACCATAAATTGGAGGTTGAGCAATTCGACAAAATTTCTATCATCTTGAATGAGATCACCAGTCTGCAAGGTTATGTGGACTTGGTTGACAGTGATAAGCTGAAATACAAAAAGTTGTGCTTAAATCTACATGATACATGCATATATATGCATAAAACACTCACTGACCACATCTACCGTGAAGAAGTTGAACTTTGGCCACTATTCAAAGAACATTTTTCTGTTGCAGAACAAGAAAAGATTATTGGAGACATGCTTGGACGAACCAAAGCAGAGAATCTACAAGAAATGATTCCCTGGTTGATGGCATCTCTAACACCAGAAGAACAACATGGCCTAATGTCAATCTGGCGCAAAGTCACAAAGAATACAAAGTTTTTCGAGTGGCTGGGAGAGTGGTGGGAAGGTATAAAAAGAGATGAGAGTGTAAATGCAGAAACGGGATCAAAGGTTTCTCTTGCATTGGCTATTGATCCTTTAGAAGTTGTGTCTACATATTTGTCAAGAGATGATTTCAGGAGTTCAAGAGTCTGCCACAAAAAAGGGGAGAACTTTTCACCGACAGAGTCTGCTGATCATGATTTAGATCAATCTGGATCTTTCACTGCAGATAAATCCCAGAATGCCAAGGGAAACAAAAATGTTGATCGATCCGTAGATATAACAAAGCATTCTACTGAGGTTGACATTGCTGATCAGAGAGAGACAACTTGTCAGGATATAAAATTATATGAGCAGTCAAGTCAAAAGGAGCACAAGGAGAACCATCTAATGCTGACTCAAGACAGGCTGGTTGACGTAATAAGAAGAGTATCAGGCGACTCCTCTTTGGATTCTGAAAAGAAATCACACCTCATGCAGAGCTTGCTAATGAG TCAATGGATATTGACACAGGAGAAGTCTCATTCAGATTTTGCTACTGCAAAGGATAAGGAGAAAATTACTGGTCAATGTCCATCATTTCGTGATAAAACAGAATCAGTTTTTGGTTGCAGGCATTACACGAGGAACTGCAAGCTACTTGCTCCATGTTGTAATGAGCTTTTTCCATGCATACGGTGTCATGATGAAATTTCTGATCATTGTCTGGACAGGT AA